One Endozoicomonas gorgoniicola DNA window includes the following coding sequences:
- a CDS encoding type I restriction endonuclease: MNTDDAPFHRKGNAEREGVEKPAIVWLQQLGYTHLPGKAVGKQQPHRHLPPILTDVLTERLLSFNPWLADVTAGVDTVLRELRGAFNKSGNDNLMAANQNVWASVIHGSGIQVKDKQGRPRSVCFFSQSEPLNNRFHVVDQFVGTNSDGDEFRPDLLLFINGLPLAMIECKASHVKIGKGINQLLSYQNSHPRHFVFNQVCAAINRNQALYGAIFTPEAFYFRYRLEASEEATVRQRLHAMQPDKEPTEQHRLLWALFEPSRFVELVCQFVLFELDEGRTIKKLPHYQQWRAVRKTLARLTADKPEGGVVWHTQGSGKSLTMAYLTRYLRAECVGLNNPSVLVLTDRTDLDRQISDTFTNVGMSPIKAPSVAGLERMLSNDYGSVFTSTVFQTH, encoded by the coding sequence ATGAACACGGACGATGCCCCCTTTCATCGAAAAGGTAACGCTGAACGGGAAGGCGTCGAAAAGCCCGCCATCGTCTGGTTGCAACAACTGGGTTACACCCACCTGCCCGGCAAAGCAGTGGGCAAACAACAGCCACACCGCCACCTGCCCCCTATCCTCACCGATGTACTGACTGAGCGGTTGCTGTCGTTCAACCCGTGGCTGGCTGATGTGACTGCCGGTGTCGATACCGTACTTCGTGAATTAAGAGGCGCTTTTAATAAAAGCGGGAACGACAACCTGATGGCCGCCAACCAGAACGTCTGGGCGTCGGTGATTCATGGCAGCGGGATTCAGGTTAAGGACAAACAGGGTCGCCCTCGCAGTGTCTGCTTTTTCAGTCAGTCTGAGCCATTAAACAACCGCTTTCATGTGGTGGATCAGTTCGTTGGCACCAACAGCGATGGTGACGAGTTCCGGCCCGACCTGCTGTTGTTTATTAATGGGCTGCCGCTGGCGATGATTGAGTGCAAAGCCAGCCACGTCAAAATCGGCAAGGGTATCAACCAGTTGCTGAGTTACCAGAACAGCCACCCACGACACTTTGTGTTTAACCAGGTGTGTGCAGCCATCAACCGTAACCAGGCGTTGTACGGTGCCATTTTCACGCCAGAAGCCTTCTATTTCCGTTACCGGCTGGAAGCCAGCGAAGAAGCAACTGTACGTCAGCGGTTGCACGCTATGCAGCCCGACAAAGAACCCACGGAACAGCATCGCCTGCTCTGGGCTCTGTTCGAGCCCTCCCGCTTTGTGGAGCTGGTCTGCCAGTTTGTGCTGTTCGAACTGGACGAAGGCCGCACCATCAAAAAACTGCCCCATTACCAGCAATGGCGGGCAGTACGAAAGACCCTTGCCAGACTCACGGCTGATAAACCGGAAGGTGGTGTCGTCTGGCACACTCAGGGCAGTGGCAAGTCGCTGACCATGGCGTACCTGACCCGTTACCTGCGAGCTGAGTGTGTAGGCTTGAACAATCCCAGCGTACTGGTGCTGACGGATCGCACCGACCTTGACCGGCAAATCTCCGATACCTTCACCAATGTAGGTATGAGCCCCATCAAAGCCCCGTCGGTTGCCGGACTGGAGCGGATGCTATCGAACGACTACGGCAGTGTATTCACCAGCACCGTTTTCCAAACACATTAA
- a CDS encoding IS66 family transposase has product MNASERAIKPFVMGRKGWLFSDTVAGARSSAIGDR; this is encoded by the coding sequence CTGAATGCTTCGGAGCGAGCTATCAAACCCTTCGTAATGGGACGCAAAGGCTGGCTGTTCTCGGATACCGTAGCGGGAGCAAGAAGCAGCGCCATAGGAGACCGCTAA
- a CDS encoding sigma 54-interacting transcriptional regulator — protein sequence MDTNGHILLCWHAERAGIEVLENTLKKLNRREPVKTVLYLVQTTSITIESIPEQLEGACIEKISAELEDPTDHQEVYQFVKNQIVPMVSGNEKCLHINVSPGTPAMHSIWLMLSAGGAFPFGTRLWSSQYNPDTKRTSLKPVKFAITTYLSEIRDDQLLNPDRAIYEPEAKSKARLDALRRLKQFSGFHGHPLLILGERGTGKTRLVESHVSKIKQREAVALACGGLNSTVAESLLFGHVKGAFTGADKERKGLLREADGKLLFLDEVQDLPNKVQRELVRTLQDRDHRYRQIGSDQEQTSDFELVCASNLNFDQLRKKLYPDFFDRIAHLIVEVPPLRLCREDIQADWQQVWRECRRSERIPEKAPVCAPLHDIFDSHYLGGNLRDLQRLAILLMVWIGEKSEQEAINTAIEEWQRWERSENPDSDFGDGSWQERTAWFQKKMANWAIKHFGSTKNAAGLLHCSERTLTERVKNTSEPES from the coding sequence ATGGATACCAATGGCCATATACTTCTTTGTTGGCACGCTGAGCGTGCTGGCATTGAAGTACTCGAAAACACTCTTAAAAAGTTAAACAGAAGAGAGCCTGTAAAGACCGTTCTGTATCTAGTCCAGACGACCTCAATTACAATCGAAAGTATTCCTGAGCAACTTGAAGGAGCCTGCATCGAGAAGATTTCTGCCGAACTGGAAGACCCGACTGATCACCAAGAAGTTTATCAGTTTGTAAAGAATCAGATTGTGCCTATGGTAAGTGGTAATGAAAAGTGCCTTCATATCAATGTTTCGCCCGGAACTCCAGCAATGCACAGCATCTGGCTTATGCTCTCGGCTGGCGGGGCTTTCCCGTTTGGAACGAGGCTGTGGTCTTCTCAGTATAATCCGGATACTAAGAGAACCAGCCTGAAGCCAGTTAAATTTGCTATAACGACGTATTTGTCCGAAATTCGTGACGATCAGTTGCTGAATCCTGATCGGGCGATATATGAACCGGAAGCAAAATCTAAAGCTAGGCTGGACGCTTTACGGCGACTCAAGCAATTCTCGGGCTTTCATGGCCATCCTCTCCTTATTCTCGGTGAACGAGGTACGGGTAAAACCCGTTTAGTAGAAAGTCACGTCAGCAAAATTAAGCAGCGAGAGGCTGTAGCTCTTGCCTGTGGTGGACTCAATTCAACCGTGGCAGAAAGTTTGTTATTCGGTCATGTCAAAGGTGCGTTTACGGGAGCTGACAAAGAGCGAAAGGGGCTGCTAAGAGAAGCAGATGGCAAACTGTTGTTCCTTGACGAGGTGCAAGACCTGCCGAATAAAGTCCAGAGAGAATTAGTAAGAACGTTACAAGATCGGGATCACAGATACCGGCAGATTGGTTCAGATCAGGAGCAAACCTCTGACTTTGAACTGGTTTGTGCCAGTAATCTAAATTTCGATCAGCTCCGAAAAAAACTCTACCCTGATTTTTTTGATCGGATAGCTCATTTGATTGTTGAAGTTCCCCCTCTGCGTTTATGCAGGGAAGATATTCAGGCAGATTGGCAGCAAGTATGGAGAGAGTGTCGAAGATCAGAGCGTATACCTGAGAAGGCTCCTGTGTGCGCTCCTCTTCATGACATCTTTGATAGTCACTATTTGGGGGGAAACCTCAGAGATCTTCAAAGGTTAGCTATTCTTCTGATGGTTTGGATTGGAGAAAAATCTGAGCAGGAGGCTATAAATACTGCAATTGAAGAGTGGCAACGTTGGGAGAGGAGTGAAAATCCGGATTCAGACTTTGGGGATGGGAGCTGGCAGGAAAGAACTGCTTGGTTTCAGAAGAAAATGGCTAATTGGGCCATTAAGCATTTTGGAAGTACCAAAAATGCAGCAGGACTCCTGCATTGTTCAGAGCGCACACTAACGGAACGAGTAAAGAACACATCTGAACCTGAATCATGA
- a CDS encoding phospholipase D-like domain-containing protein, translating into MSTLDKIFCKTFSKIVNNRSISLPTLWADYSFQEPVFAVKNLSRVKDSVTEKYAIKNAVLDVINSTKEMLVLCSFLLADEDVEQALLEAEERGVRAYCLIAAEARLDREDPEGEFDRKVLAQHKAMLKRLAGKVKFRTSSSFHAKVVLADPLTSNAKGVLLTANITTDAMQRNEELLLELEEFEVKQLAGYLKWALWEAAEHESIESGSFAAVKSFGGIDHPAESLPVIATTEKRQQISEKALAMIRSAQSEIQVCCFGWDLEHQIVQAIIKKAKLGISVTVFARIRPAAMSALEALAKAGAMVLGFKWLHAKALIVDQQEAMVMSANFQKHGLDEGFELGIVINDDRMEDLLHTFQYWKSNSRWQLHPIAQIGDVLGQIKIWDGKSLNEHDVLRSIDLDLGEKNSISAEEIKGSMPELPPYEKLPYLAHELNCQWLVTAPRLAKGAKQEFKQKVDYDEGKKDGKKKKPKQVPYSPAVYKEPSGRKVIVINSPQQLRAAKRLKDELELSAIVLE; encoded by the coding sequence ATGAGCACATTGGACAAAATATTTTGTAAAACATTCTCGAAGATTGTAAATAATCGCTCGATATCACTCCCAACGCTTTGGGCTGATTACTCTTTTCAAGAACCGGTGTTCGCTGTAAAAAATCTTAGTCGAGTTAAGGACTCTGTAACTGAAAAGTATGCAATCAAGAATGCCGTGCTGGATGTCATAAATAGCACAAAGGAAATGTTGGTTTTATGCAGTTTTCTGTTGGCTGATGAGGATGTAGAGCAAGCACTGCTTGAAGCTGAAGAGCGTGGAGTCCGAGCTTATTGTCTGATTGCAGCTGAAGCACGGTTAGATCGCGAAGATCCTGAAGGGGAATTTGACAGGAAGGTATTGGCGCAGCACAAAGCCATGTTGAAAAGGCTGGCAGGAAAGGTGAAATTCCGTACCAGTAGCAGTTTTCACGCGAAAGTGGTACTGGCTGATCCTTTAACTTCCAATGCCAAAGGGGTGTTATTAACCGCTAATATCACAACTGATGCAATGCAACGAAATGAAGAGCTACTACTTGAGCTTGAAGAGTTCGAAGTGAAACAACTGGCAGGGTACTTGAAATGGGCTTTGTGGGAAGCAGCTGAACATGAATCTATTGAGTCAGGTTCATTTGCTGCAGTTAAATCTTTTGGTGGTATTGATCATCCAGCAGAGAGCCTTCCAGTTATTGCTACCACAGAAAAGCGACAACAAATATCTGAAAAAGCACTTGCGATGATTCGAAGTGCTCAATCTGAAATTCAAGTCTGTTGTTTCGGTTGGGATCTTGAACATCAAATTGTTCAGGCAATTATTAAGAAAGCCAAATTAGGTATCTCTGTTACTGTTTTTGCCCGAATTAGGCCTGCTGCCATGTCCGCTTTAGAAGCGTTGGCAAAAGCCGGCGCAATGGTCTTAGGTTTCAAATGGCTGCATGCGAAGGCTTTGATAGTGGACCAACAGGAAGCTATGGTGATGTCTGCTAATTTTCAAAAGCATGGGCTTGATGAAGGCTTCGAACTCGGTATCGTCATTAACGATGATCGTATGGAAGACCTGCTGCACACGTTTCAATATTGGAAATCTAACTCCCGTTGGCAGCTTCACCCCATAGCTCAGATAGGTGATGTTTTGGGACAGATTAAGATATGGGATGGCAAGTCTCTGAATGAACATGATGTTCTACGAAGCATTGATCTGGATTTGGGTGAAAAAAACTCAATCTCAGCAGAAGAGATTAAAGGATCAATGCCGGAATTACCGCCATATGAAAAGCTTCCATATCTGGCACATGAGCTGAACTGTCAGTGGTTGGTTACGGCTCCGCGATTGGCGAAAGGAGCCAAGCAGGAGTTTAAACAAAAGGTGGATTACGATGAAGGTAAAAAGGATGGTAAAAAGAAGAAACCTAAGCAGGTTCCGTATAGTCCGGCTGTTTATAAGGAACCCAGCGGTCGAAAAGTAATTGTGATTAATTCACCTCAGCAGTTGAGGGCAGCCAAGCGCTTAAAAGATGAGCTGGAGTTGAGCGCGATTGTTCTGGAGTGA
- a CDS encoding AAA domain-containing protein has translation MKKVFFGLKSHKDYLDRVKTYFESDNAVLRIAVRKGSEPENFKEKKSAKRQSGEEVWVELIDPEDLNDVSDKVFEAFLADDVKSVYETGKDLSEEPGASKSKGKRQKFTQSSEIRILGRDSKTEQLQLERMPVGDILLRPNTYTIQKQLEAIWRLQNSPSQSHLPLLRLFEDNNHADWPSMPDEFKRQCFKKDLNQFTWQETVVPDVDGIAAAMDWKVLTDSSRPGTTEQRLFVATAMSTPDFALLEGPPGSGKTTAICELIIQLIMQGKRVLLCASTHVAVDNVIERLMEENNPYRHHVIPLRIGKDESVSGHVAEWTLNRFVKTESNRIKKHLNQQSSLTGSQSLLKQNLQNNSSLIERIVLDSANLVCGTTIGLLQHPDIKNNKAGHPQFDVMIIDEASKTTFQEFLVPALHAKRWILVGDPKQLSPYVDDQELALNIAPCLQKAVIRDACVDVFMAKQYSEKKRRVSVVEIIEDRNLDIAEVYKQQASEHGVLLRRAQPDHSLGYASIVIGNRQDLQLSEDYLPLDATTFRSGNDQSILPMAERRAVAYTRRKSLRLDGNPSWENEIAWRQARRYEQRFAPEKADGESRKNTIERLNSDLSDLMPVAGISGIDVYKVKDSIDTVRRVALPSVLECLRLGFERASRDRNGSALTDGMPDDVINDRRVLLSYQHRMHPEIAEFSHQYIYHGDALISPENMSAKRHWGYEKYASRSAWVDVKGKPGKKTSNKAEAGEIIKRLKHFSEWASCNSNDGKPWEVAVLCFYRGQEYELQQRLKKWANSRSKRYFYRGDQKTPYLSIQLCTVDRFQGHEADLVFLSFSNDHVTSFLESPNRLNVALTRAKYQLVMVGNRQAFKKSNSLVGKLASLSKWSANLENE, from the coding sequence ATGAAAAAAGTATTTTTTGGACTTAAAAGCCACAAAGATTACTTAGATCGCGTTAAGACATACTTTGAAAGCGACAATGCGGTATTGCGCATTGCTGTTCGCAAAGGCTCTGAGCCGGAGAATTTCAAAGAAAAGAAGTCCGCAAAAAGGCAGAGTGGAGAGGAGGTGTGGGTTGAGTTGATTGACCCAGAAGACCTGAATGATGTGTCTGATAAAGTTTTCGAGGCTTTTCTTGCTGACGATGTGAAGTCAGTATACGAAACGGGTAAAGATTTGTCCGAGGAACCGGGGGCATCAAAGAGTAAGGGCAAACGGCAGAAATTCACCCAATCGAGCGAAATTCGCATTTTGGGACGAGACTCCAAAACCGAGCAGCTTCAGCTGGAACGTATGCCTGTAGGCGATATTTTACTTCGCCCTAATACCTATACCATTCAAAAGCAGCTAGAAGCAATTTGGCGGTTGCAAAACTCACCATCTCAGTCTCATTTGCCGCTGTTGCGCTTATTTGAAGATAACAACCATGCAGATTGGCCATCTATGCCAGATGAATTTAAGAGACAGTGCTTTAAGAAGGATTTGAATCAGTTTACCTGGCAAGAAACTGTCGTGCCTGATGTGGATGGCATTGCGGCAGCAATGGACTGGAAGGTTTTAACCGATTCAAGCCGTCCTGGGACAACTGAGCAACGTCTATTTGTTGCTACCGCCATGAGTACACCGGATTTTGCTCTTCTGGAAGGTCCCCCTGGGTCTGGCAAAACCACCGCTATCTGTGAGTTGATTATTCAACTCATAATGCAAGGTAAGCGAGTATTACTCTGCGCCTCTACTCACGTAGCGGTTGACAACGTAATTGAACGTTTGATGGAGGAAAATAACCCGTACCGCCACCATGTTATCCCTTTGCGTATTGGCAAGGATGAGAGTGTTTCAGGACATGTAGCGGAATGGACGTTAAATAGATTCGTTAAAACAGAATCAAACAGGATCAAGAAACATCTGAACCAGCAGAGTTCGCTTACTGGCTCCCAATCTTTGCTGAAGCAAAACTTGCAGAACAACAGCTCGCTGATTGAGAGAATAGTTCTGGACTCAGCCAATCTCGTATGTGGTACCACCATCGGTCTGCTGCAACATCCGGATATAAAAAACAATAAAGCAGGTCATCCACAGTTTGATGTCATGATCATAGATGAGGCATCCAAAACTACTTTTCAGGAATTCCTGGTGCCTGCTTTACATGCCAAGCGTTGGATTTTAGTAGGAGACCCAAAACAGTTATCACCCTATGTTGATGATCAGGAGTTGGCACTTAACATCGCACCATGCCTGCAAAAAGCTGTAATTAGGGATGCTTGTGTCGATGTTTTTATGGCAAAACAGTACTCAGAAAAAAAACGGCGGGTCTCTGTAGTTGAAATCATAGAAGATAGAAATCTTGATATAGCTGAGGTTTATAAACAGCAGGCATCAGAGCATGGTGTGTTGTTGAGACGAGCTCAACCTGATCATTCACTTGGTTATGCGTCCATTGTTATTGGTAATCGTCAGGACTTGCAGTTGAGTGAAGATTACTTGCCGCTGGATGCTACCACATTCCGATCTGGTAACGATCAGTCGATTTTACCCATGGCTGAACGCCGTGCAGTTGCGTATACAAGAAGGAAGAGCCTGAGATTGGATGGTAATCCATCGTGGGAAAATGAAATAGCCTGGCGGCAAGCTCGTCGATACGAGCAACGTTTTGCGCCAGAAAAAGCCGATGGTGAATCAAGAAAAAATACGATAGAAAGACTGAATTCTGATTTATCTGATCTGATGCCCGTCGCAGGTATTTCAGGGATTGATGTATATAAGGTAAAAGACAGTATCGATACAGTACGCAGGGTTGCATTACCATCTGTACTGGAATGCCTTCGTTTGGGTTTTGAACGTGCTAGCCGTGACCGTAATGGCTCAGCTTTGACGGATGGTATGCCTGACGATGTTATTAATGATCGTCGCGTATTACTGTCTTACCAACATCGTATGCACCCTGAAATTGCTGAGTTTTCTCATCAATATATTTATCATGGAGATGCGTTGATCTCCCCCGAGAATATGAGTGCGAAACGCCATTGGGGCTACGAGAAGTATGCCTCTCGCTCGGCCTGGGTTGATGTAAAAGGCAAGCCTGGGAAAAAAACTTCTAATAAGGCGGAAGCTGGAGAAATTATAAAGAGACTGAAACATTTTTCTGAATGGGCCAGTTGTAATTCAAATGATGGAAAACCATGGGAGGTTGCTGTTCTGTGTTTTTACCGTGGTCAGGAGTATGAGCTTCAGCAGCGGCTGAAAAAATGGGCTAATAGCAGATCCAAACGCTACTTCTATCGTGGAGATCAAAAAACACCTTATTTGTCCATACAATTGTGCACAGTAGATCGTTTTCAGGGACACGAAGCTGACCTTGTCTTTTTGTCGTTTTCCAATGATCACGTAACATCCTTTCTGGAAAGTCCAAACCGCCTGAATGTGGCATTGACCCGGGCAAAATATCAGTTGGTGATGGTGGGTAATCGTCAAGCATTTAAAAAATCCAATAGTCTGGTCGGCAAGCTGGCTAGCCTCAGCAAATGGAGTGCGAACCTTGAAAACGAATGA
- a CDS encoding IS66 family transposase — protein MTPKSKLGEAIRYMQNQWVYLERYLDSGLVDIDSNASERAIKPFVMGRKGWPFSDTVAGARSSAILYSRVETAKQNGHEPYAWLRHVLMLLPPMPKGSDVTELLPMNIQPESLRYSH, from the coding sequence ATCACCCCGAAAAGCAAGCTGGGTGAGGCTATCCGGTACATGCAAAACCAGTGGGTCTATCTGGAGCGCTATCTGGACAGTGGGCTGGTTGATATCGACAGCAATGCTTCGGAGCGAGCTATCAAACCCTTCGTAATGGGACGTAAAGGCTGGCCGTTCTCGGATACCGTAGCGGGAGCAAGAAGCAGCGCCATACTATACAGTCGGGTGGAGACCGCTAAACAGAATGGGCATGAGCCTTATGCGTGGCTGCGCCATGTTCTGATGCTTTTGCCGCCCATGCCCAAAGGTAGCGATGTAACAGAGTTGCTGCCAATGAATATTCAGCCAGAGTCGTTAAGATACTCGCATTGA
- a CDS encoding DUF637 domain-containing protein produces MSPSLWSANLVLNGGTFSGDITGDGKGGFIISGESVAMKGVKLDVQGGSVKVKTRVFSETGKSELKATKDVSVETSQAHIKDSTLTAGKNLKVKAEQDLYIESSQLTAKEGSATLSGQTVVISSGRETSAEFESDTKRGFLGTSKRTSEHQEKHDTAVPTEIEADRIHIKANTLMTEATRVKAAHGIRFDARQWLNLAVRDHHCISDEVKRSGLLSTSHKISGHCRTETVHTRLDPGDGVLTLNVQKVEAMVGIEPGQSLSEALDHLVSTYPDLAWIAQLRNHHQVQWQTVENSYQEWSNKTQGISPLLGVIVTAAVTVATQGVGASFLPAVMNGSLIATNAANAAFSTLVAKSAVDLASNGGDIGQTATQLFSEDTIKTVAVDTIAGGLMGAANTPYLVSPSAPLAQRIQAFGVRAGSRTGAGMVVEGGSLEDQLSSSLSREAWQELAAQANYWAGDYAKSRGWEEGGSAKVALHSSVGAVLGELKDGKPLAGAAAAGTAQATAGLTEDLSHEVQEATSTIIAAAAAQLAGGDPQTGAWLGQTQHHYNRELHREEAGFLQKQIEGLDEEQQARWLAAVCAKVHCSQGLSPDDPHYNTFRTLELAGSDCTTELTQLEASELFTYTRKDATEDFLNRHDEGITRFTGIVQTLAGVGTAAGSVTGGSVLCVSGIGCGLGALISSAGITAGIEEYREGITKLTTEYTTNQVDRVAASFHPDTHPGEQGKIEELGRVAVVAAAELAVGRLGLSLGKASKVQGSQGSQKLDEKNNKVDSKTEQQNKGNNIANSLNARSALKGKLSGLEKAQKTAVKTKQLPDGRIRYYSKEVPARTKGPTRGASFVTEYDPKINQVRQWMESYNEEGDVIRVHPKSIDGQIIESLHYPPTAKELGL; encoded by the coding sequence ATGAGTCCTTCTTTATGGTCTGCGAATTTAGTACTGAATGGCGGTACTTTTTCGGGAGACATTACAGGTGATGGAAAAGGTGGATTTATTATTTCCGGTGAGTCAGTTGCCATGAAGGGGGTAAAACTCGATGTCCAGGGTGGTAGCGTTAAAGTTAAAACCCGGGTCTTTTCCGAAACCGGGAAATCCGAGCTGAAAGCAACGAAGGATGTCTCTGTAGAAACGAGTCAGGCTCACATAAAAGACAGCACGCTCACTGCCGGTAAAAACCTCAAAGTAAAAGCTGAACAGGATTTATATATTGAGTCCAGCCAGCTGACAGCCAAAGAAGGCAGTGCCACTCTTTCGGGTCAGACTGTTGTGATCTCTTCAGGCAGGGAAACCAGCGCAGAATTTGAAAGTGACACCAAACGAGGCTTTCTGGGAACCAGTAAACGCACCTCAGAACACCAGGAAAAACACGACACCGCCGTTCCTACGGAAATTGAAGCCGACAGGATTCATATCAAAGCCAATACACTGATGACTGAGGCCACCCGGGTTAAAGCCGCCCATGGTATTCGGTTTGATGCCCGGCAATGGTTGAATCTGGCCGTTCGGGATCACCACTGCATTTCCGATGAAGTGAAACGTTCCGGCCTGCTCAGCACCTCTCATAAAATCAGTGGTCACTGCCGGACAGAGACCGTCCACACCCGGCTTGATCCCGGTGATGGCGTATTGACCCTGAATGTCCAGAAGGTCGAGGCAATGGTTGGCATTGAGCCTGGGCAATCATTGAGCGAGGCTCTGGATCATCTGGTGTCAACCTACCCTGATCTGGCCTGGATTGCCCAGCTACGGAACCACCATCAGGTTCAATGGCAAACCGTTGAGAACAGCTACCAGGAGTGGAGTAACAAAACCCAAGGCATCAGCCCACTGCTGGGTGTTATTGTCACCGCCGCTGTCACTGTTGCGACCCAGGGCGTCGGTGCCTCTTTTCTGCCAGCTGTCATGAACGGCAGCCTTATTGCCACCAATGCCGCCAACGCTGCCTTCAGCACACTGGTGGCCAAAAGTGCGGTCGACCTGGCCAGTAACGGCGGGGATATTGGCCAGACTGCAACACAGCTTTTCTCTGAAGACACTATAAAAACCGTAGCCGTTGATACCATTGCCGGTGGGTTAATGGGCGCGGCCAACACGCCTTACCTGGTGTCACCCTCAGCGCCACTGGCTCAGCGGATTCAGGCGTTTGGCGTTCGTGCCGGTAGTCGTACCGGAGCAGGGATGGTGGTTGAGGGTGGATCACTGGAAGACCAGTTATCTTCCAGTTTAAGCCGCGAAGCCTGGCAGGAACTGGCGGCGCAGGCCAACTACTGGGCAGGTGATTACGCCAAATCACGGGGCTGGGAAGAAGGGGGATCGGCCAAAGTCGCCCTCCACTCCAGCGTCGGGGCAGTACTGGGTGAATTAAAAGACGGCAAACCACTGGCTGGAGCAGCAGCGGCGGGAACAGCCCAGGCAACCGCAGGACTGACCGAGGACTTGTCCCATGAAGTCCAGGAAGCCACCAGTACGATTATCGCAGCCGCTGCTGCGCAGTTAGCCGGTGGTGATCCGCAAACCGGTGCCTGGCTTGGTCAGACCCAGCATCACTACAACCGGGAGCTGCACCGTGAAGAAGCCGGGTTCCTGCAAAAACAAATCGAGGGACTGGACGAAGAACAGCAGGCACGCTGGCTGGCGGCAGTCTGCGCTAAAGTACACTGTTCACAGGGTCTCAGCCCTGACGATCCGCACTACAACACTTTCAGAACTCTGGAGCTGGCTGGCTCAGACTGCACAACAGAACTAACCCAGCTGGAAGCATCCGAACTATTCACCTACACCCGCAAAGACGCCACCGAAGACTTTCTGAATCGTCACGACGAAGGCATCACCCGGTTCACCGGAATTGTGCAGACACTGGCAGGTGTCGGCACTGCAGCGGGTTCTGTGACCGGAGGGTCGGTATTATGTGTCAGCGGTATTGGTTGCGGCCTGGGAGCCCTGATCAGTTCTGCGGGTATCACTGCAGGCATTGAAGAATACCGGGAAGGCATCACCAAACTTACCACGGAATATACAACGAACCAGGTCGACAGGGTGGCCGCCTCCTTCCACCCTGACACCCATCCCGGAGAACAGGGCAAAATAGAAGAACTGGGACGTGTGGCTGTGGTGGCCGCTGCGGAGCTGGCAGTTGGAAGGCTTGGGTTGAGCTTAGGTAAAGCCAGCAAGGTTCAAGGATCACAGGGGAGTCAGAAGTTAGATGAAAAAAATAACAAGGTTGACAGCAAGACAGAGCAGCAAAATAAAGGTAATAATATTGCGAACAGTTTAAATGCTCGCTCTGCTTTAAAAGGAAAGCTGTCGGGACTGGAAAAGGCTCAAAAAACAGCAGTCAAAACCAAGCAGTTGCCTGATGGAAGAATTCGATATTATTCAAAAGAAGTTCCAGCACGAACTAAAGGGCCAACTCGTGGTGCAAGCTTTGTCACTGAGTATGATCCAAAAATAAATCAAGTTCGACAGTGGATGGAGAGCTATAACGAGGAAGGCGATGTCATACGTGTGCACCCCAAATCCATTGATGGCCAAATTATAGAGTCTCTGCATTATCCTCCGACCGCTAAGGAGCTAGGTTTATGA
- a CDS encoding recombinase family protein, translated as MKIGYARISTCDQKLDSQFDSLHKAGCEKIFQDVACGAKAKRSGLDDLLKAIRPGDVLVICKLDRLGRSLQHLVTLANELMEKGVGLLSLNDPVDTSTAQGRLSFNLFAALAEFEREIIRERTQIGLSSARLRGRKGGRPKGLPAKALPVACAAETLYQEGKLTVDEIARQLNICKTTLYSYLRHRGVPVGGNTQQRVICHEP; from the coding sequence ATGAAAATTGGTTATGCAAGAATCAGTACATGCGATCAGAAGCTGGACTCTCAGTTCGATTCTCTGCACAAAGCAGGCTGTGAAAAAATTTTTCAGGATGTTGCTTGTGGTGCAAAAGCAAAACGATCCGGACTGGATGATTTACTGAAAGCCATCAGGCCGGGTGATGTTTTGGTTATCTGCAAACTGGATCGGCTGGGAAGGTCATTGCAACACCTGGTGACGCTGGCGAATGAACTCATGGAAAAAGGTGTTGGCCTACTCAGCCTGAATGATCCTGTAGATACCTCAACGGCTCAGGGGCGTTTAAGCTTTAATCTGTTTGCAGCCCTGGCTGAATTTGAAAGAGAAATTATCCGGGAGCGCACCCAGATTGGTCTTTCATCGGCAAGGCTCCGAGGGCGCAAAGGTGGTCGCCCCAAAGGTTTGCCTGCAAAGGCTCTGCCAGTGGCTTGTGCCGCTGAAACGTTGTATCAGGAAGGCAAGTTGACCGTGGATGAAATAGCCCGACAACTGAATATCTGTAAAACAACCCTTTACTCGTATTTGCGTCATCGCGGCGTACCCGTCGGTGGTAATACTCAGCAGCGTGTCATTTGTCATGAACCGTAA